One Glycine max cultivar Williams 82 chromosome 8, Glycine_max_v4.0, whole genome shotgun sequence genomic window, gtcAATTTCAAAAGACTCACCTTAAGCCATCCATTGCACTAGGTGATTCTTCAACCTCTTTACCTAGAGTGGAGTTTCAAAGAATAGGTAAATTATAGATGTATAGCAAGAATCCCCTGTTTCTGGAAGGCATTATCTCTTCTTTTACAAGGGCTAGGATAAAAAAATCTCAGAATGCTATTTATGAACAAGCAAAAGTAAACATAATCATTTGCAtggaataataaaaattctatttgttttattttgctaGGGGAACATTTTACTCCCTCAAAATCAAGATAACCACTTTATATGCTTAATTTCAGTTTATCCAAAtagtttttgtttcaaaaagaaaacaaaaagaactcAATATTTCTGTCAAAAAGAACATAATACTATAATAGTAAGATAACCTTCTGAAGGAACTGGAAATTGCTGAATAAAACTTTTCAAGTCTGGACCACTGACTTTTCCTGTATGgcaattataaaataatcaataactTCCAAGAATAAGTGAAGAAGAACatagaaaaaccaataaaattttaagCATCTGACCAGTGCTGACACGTTTTCCTTTGCTTCCTTCTTTGGCtatcctttcttcttctttcttgaGAACTTTGtgggaaaaaaaagagtttgtGTTAAGGTCTCTGTAAAGAACTAAACTTGGCCAATAATGTTGTTTCATTATATTTAGAATTAGAACTATCACATGAAATGCTGAGGACAAGGTTAAGTGAGAATATAACTAAATCAGAGCAAAGTATTCAATTCAAATTGATTTGCAAACGTGGAAGTATAATTGGCACATACGAGCAACATTCTGTCTAACACATTCACGTCTTGCTTCCAATTCCATCATTTCCTGAAGGGGAAAGTATTGTCAAGTAATACTGAAATAGCatactttgtaaaaaaaatcacttcgCGGGAAAACATCCATAAAACATTACAACTTACAAGGGTTAGCTTAATAGTTTGGTATCCCATTGCAAATAGGGGTTAACAATCCTTGAATATGTTTTGCATAGAATTGATGCAAAACTAATcaattaaataactaaatttaaatgcaGCAAGTCAAAGATGCAGGCAAATTAACAAAAGATAATCACATAATttaacacccccccccccccccccccccccccccccgccccCCCAAAACCACcaccaaaaaagtaaaaggcAGATCAAGAAAAGTGGGGAAagaattgaaatataataatttccccaaatgattaaaaagagaaagaaaaccaATAATAACAGTCACTATAATACCAGGTCTTTAAGTTTAAACTTCCTTTTTCTACATTCATCTGATTATACTATTAAAGTCACATAATTCCAATGTCAACAAAGCACCTTCTTCAGAACTCTTCATGGCAgagtaagttattttttttacaataattaagcTGAAGAAGTTAGTTTGGGGTCATTGGTGCTATAAAGATATTATTATCTTAGAAGCAATTTGATAAACAATGGACATATAGTTTCAATCAAATTGCCTATGCTGTTTTTAAAGTGACTGCACTGAATGTAAGGAATTTACAATAACAGAATGTTTCAAGAACATTGTCTTATCTGATTAGCTTATTCTTGCGACCTTGCCCTATTAAGGAAAACTTCATAAAACTACAAAATCTGTGATGTTGTACGGGACTAAGTTTTGGGCAGTGAAAAGCCAATGAGAGAATAAACTCAATGTTGCAGAGATGAAAAGTTGCATTAGATGAGTGGGCATATAAGACAAAATAGGATTAGGAATGAATCCATTACTGTATCATAGAGAAAGCTACAATAGCATCTACAACAGAAAAAATGGTAGAATTTCACTTTTTGTGATTTGGGCATGTGTGGAAAAAACCTATAGAAGCCCAAGTAAGGAGAATAAACTATAGGAGGATATCTCTATCGATAGAGGGagactgaaaaaaaaatataggtgaAACCATTAAGAAGGATTTAGAGGCCAATGTTTTGTTTATAGACATGATTCACAGTAGAACATTATGGCCTCTTTTGATTCATGTAAGTATCCCTGCCTGGTGAGAAAGGTTTTGGTTGTTGTAGTTGAAAGAAGAGTCAGAGAGTTTTGACAATAGATAAACAAAACTTATTAATTGCAAATCAATCCTTGAAGATAAACAAAACTTTAAAGGAAAACCATTGTAAGCAACATAATGTTATCTAGCCTAGCCATGATCTGAAAATGTAAAGAAACATCAATAACTTTGTCTTTGGATAACTTTATGGTACTAGCAAAAGGATATACATAGATGTATTGCAATTTACCTCTGGAGTTGGAGCCTTTTTACGCTGCCCATTCAGCCAACATATCCATTCAACTAAAATAATCAAACAGTAATTATCTATTAAGAATGGGAAATAGGATAAAAAATCATAgatttttttctgaataaattcaacatataaaataattggaTTCATCCTATAATAATAGGCATACTAATTTAGCAGTTGAATGATGgccaatataaaatatatacctGGAATAGAGGTAGGATCCTCCTCTCCCTTAAATATCACCCATCTTTTCTCTTTCACTAgtaaaccaaaacaaaatagCAGAATCAGACAGATTCATTGTAAAATGAACTACAAAGCAAAACTCACacacagaagaaaaaaataataaagaaccTGAGTTTTGAATTTCCAAATTCACACTCAAACCAAAATGATATCAATTCTTAAGTGGTTCAACCTACCCAAAGAAAATAGTGCCAAAACTTAGTTGccaataaatcaattttatttatttaattattttacttcttaAAACCAGATCAGTCTCAACCTTGTTCAAAGTTTTCACCAAATTCTACGGTAGGCTATAGAATGTAGACCTCGAACAAGAACTAATAACCTCAAAAAACCTATGGCAATTGCACAGTTAGCTCCCACCTCGATCAATCTCAAAGACCGAGACTTAACCTTTCTTTTTATGTATAATCCACAGGTCGCCTCCTTTGGAAATATTCCGGAGGGGGTTTGTACCAATTCACCCCCTTCCCAAGGATTGTATTTTCACATGATTCGAACCAAAGACCTCCCACTTGAGGATATTCATATAcacaatctttttttattttctgatcaGCAAATGCtagttgttagtttttgttaatgtGAGAATTTGAACCCACGACCTATCCCTCCCTTTCTCACCCTTTACCACCAAGCCAACCTTATACTCCACTCCTATACACATTCTTATCCTGCAGACTAGCTTGGTGACCACTAGACCAACCCCCTTGGCTAACACTAAACCTTTTTGGTTCATAACCacatctacaaaaaaaaaaagcaaaacaaattaaaaatatcaggTATATGGTATGAGTAAAGTGTTGACAGTGAGCTAATCATTGCAATGCAAAAAACAACCCTTTTAATCTTATATGGCACAAAAAGTTCATACAAGGCAAACTACACATGTACAAACTCAGAATCTCAAAACACAATAAAACACAGAATCACAGtgataacaataataacaacataaaaagggtatagagagagagagaatggaaAGAAAGACACTTACTGATACCATCAACCTCTTCATTTCTGGTGAAGTATTTGTTCCCTGTTTTGTCCACTCCCACCGTAGTTCGATTGCTCAAGAACCCAGAAATCTTCCCGAGCAGCCttcgcatttttttttaataaaaaaattgcgtAGTATTCAAATGTGTTGCAGAGACAGCAGCATCGTCGTTGGAACAATCCAACGTTGGAGATTGGAACTAAAGAAAGTTAGAATATGATTTGTTCGTTCTATTCAACGTTGATTCCAGAGAGGGAGTGTGTGGGAGACGGAAAATGTTGAGTTAATAATAATGACTTTGGTATTTCTTCCTGCACCTCCTAGATTTGCTTCCTGCACTCATAGAAAATGATACagacaaacaagaaaacaaataggtgaacacaaatatttactttttaactaaaaaatgtctctttatttttaatttgttcgttttttttaaaattgtacaaGAAACACTGATAACAATTTTTTTCggacaaatatttgaaaataggaaacaaattaaaaataaggtgacaactttgtaagaaaaaatatttacctacaggttcaaaaaaatatttatttagtataaCTTTGATTAcaatataattgataaattcaaaaaaaatattcattataaattttacttatataaaaataaatattcatcattTGCATTTCATAgactaaaatattagtttaaaaaaatcctGGAAGTTTTCTTGTATTAAACAATTATCCCATATCACCTCCTTAgaatctaaaatatgaatttaagtttaattcaattttacaaaattattttataagatgaAGATTAGTTTGGtcacttaattatttatcaacgGCTTCTTAAGATTATTTCCTATTTATAAACAATTGGACAAAGCTTTCAGATACAAAGAAAGTTATTGGAGAATTCATCGAGGATAAAATGACAATACTTCAAGTTCCCGAGAGTATG contains:
- the LOC100786583 gene encoding NDUFA12 domain-containing protein → MRRLLGKISGFLSNRTTVGVDKTGNKYFTRNEEVDGIMKEKRWVIFKGEEDPTSIPVEWICWLNGQRKKAPTPEEMMELEARRECVRQNVALLKKEEERIAKEGSKGKRVSTGKVSGPDLKSFIQQFPVPSEGKEVEESPSAMDGLRNPQDGLAEKEKDESESSEPTGSGASFRPGTWQPPT